A region from the Neurospora crassa OR74A linkage group V, whole genome shotgun sequence genome encodes:
- a CDS encoding aromatic amino acid aminotransferase 1, whose amino-acid sequence MSRIIPIIPGSTSLTMSESSVAYHDGPPRGADGKPLPLDFTHHLSEVTKRRQASQMKKYYRFFQIPGIKNLAGGLPNTKFFPFETLEAQTAKPERWQPTPNHPGTDKNKKDPAAEPAHITVPTVSGEANPVKKVDVATALQYGQANGYPPLLDWVRKFTRDHLHPDAPYSGGPDVILTCGSTDGFAKTLEMFVNPWIDGLNDPRERPGLLCETFVYGNILSQAEPKGVQIVPIKADENGMLATGEGGLEDVLANWDVSKGKRPHLMYTVTLGHNPTGFVIPVSRRKEIYAICSRYDVIIVEDEPYWYLQFPSATAANTAKATAKASGLKPSQPEQGGEISKRTVSTGYPFLDSLTPSYISIDVDGRVIRLDTFSKTIAPGCRLGWITAQPELIDRFNRIAETSTQQPSGFVQSLVAELVMGPQPEAPSSSSSSSSSSSTTATTSSSSGWSLFRSSSSKPQPAKQTPSGEGWQMTGWVRWLEGLRGMYERRMNRMCTILDSGSSLVSSSTRLRATSGSSSVGTPGDWEVITTTPLYTYSWPEGGMFIWLRMHFDTHPLWQHPLFFPSNGNGEGEKTKVIDGPTISLALMLFLTLKPHLVLVSAGNMFSATSQIREEVGWQYFRLCFAAVSEEDVDSGAQRFVDGVRAFWKITDARVIEKLVEQKVDTEEVVARVMGQEGVNNLGGWLGC is encoded by the exons ATGTCGAGGATAATCCCAATTATTCCTGGCTCAACAAGTCTGACAATGTCTGAGAGCTCAGTAGCTTATCACGATGGTCCCCCACGCGGTGCCGATGGCAAGCCGTTGCCGCTTGACTTCACCCATCATCTTTCCGAGGTGACAAAGCGTCGCCAGGCGAGCCAGATGAAAAAGTACTATCGATTCTTTCAGATTCCCGGAATCAAGAATCTTGCTGGCG GTCTACCAAACACCAAATTCTTCCCCTTTGAGACTCTCGAAGCCCAAACCGCAAAGCCCGAGAGATGGCAACCTACCCCGAACCACCCGGGAAccgacaagaacaagaaagaCCCGGCGGCCGAGCCCGCTCACATCACCGTCCCCACGGTCTCGGGTGAGGCCAACCCCGTGAAGAAGGTGGACGTTGCCACAGCGTTGCAGTACGGTCAAGCAAACGGCTACCCTCCACTCCTCGACTGGGTTCGCAAGTTCACCCGCGATCACCTCCATCCGGATGCGCCCTACAGCGGCGGCCCGGATGTGATCCTCACCTGCGGCTCGACCGACGGCTTCGCCAAGACGCTCGAGATGTTCGTCAACCCCTGGATCGACGGTCTTAACGACCCCCGGGAGCGTCCGGGGTTGCTGTGCGAGACCTTTGTCTATGGTAACATCCTCAGCCAGGCGGAGCCAAAGGGCGTGCAGATTGTGCCGATCAAGGCGGATGAGAATGGTATGCTGGCTACAGGAGAGGGTGGGCTGGAGGATGTTTTGGCGAACTGGGATGTGTCGAAGGGAAAGAGGCCGCATCTGATGTATACTGTGAC CCTCGGTCACAACCCAACCGGCTTCGTCATCCCCGTATCCCGTCGCAAGGAAATCTACGCCATTTGCAGCCGCTACGACGTGATCATCGTCGAAGACGAGCCCTACTGGTACCTCCAATTCCCATCCGCCACCGCGGCCAACACGGCCAAGGCCACGGCCAAGGCCAGCGGCCTCAAGCCCTCGCAACCCgagcaaggaggagaaatCTCCAAGCGCACCGTCTCAACGGGCTACCCCTTCCTCGACAGCCTCACCCCCTCCTACATCTCCATCGACGTCGACGGCCGCGTCATCCGCCTCGACACTTTTTCAAAAACCATCGCGCCCGGCTGCCGTCTTGGTTGGATCACCGCCCAGCCCGAGCTCATCGACCGGTTTAATCGCATCGCTGAGACTTCGACGCAGCAACCTTCTGGTTTTGTGCAGAGTCTAGTGGCggagttggtgatggggcCTCAGCCTGaagctccttcctcctcttcttcctcctcctcctcctcctctaccacCGCTACCACCTCGTCTTCCAGCGGCTGGTCTCTTTTccgctcttcttcctccaagcCTCAACCAGCAAAACAAACCCCGTCCGGCGAAGGCTGGCAAATGACCGGCTGGGTCCGCTGGCTCGAAGGTCTTCGCGGGATGTACGAGCGCCGCATGAACCGGATGTGCACCATTCTCGACAGCGGTTCCTCTCTGGTTTCCTCGTCTACCCGTCTGCGCGCCACCAGCGGTTCCTCCTCTGTTGGAACGCCAGGCGACTGGgaagtcatcaccaccaccccgctATACACGTATTCCTGGCCTGAGGGTGGCATGTTCATTTGGTTGCGGATGCACTTTGATACGCACCCGCTCTGGCAAcacccccttttctttcctagcaatggaaatggagaaggagagaagacCAAGGTGATTGATGGCCCGACTATCTCCCTAGCACTTATGCTGTTCCTCACTCTCAAACCGCACCTGGTTTTGGTTTCTGCGGGCAACATGTTCAGCGCCACATCCCAGATCAGGGAGGAAGTCGGGTGGCAGTACTTTAGGTTGTGTTTTGCGGCGGTGAGCGAGGAGGACGTGGATAGCGGAGCGCAGAGGTTTGTGGATGGTGTGAGGGCGTTCTGGAAGATTACGGATGCGAGGGTGATTGAGAAGTTGGTGGAGCAAAAGGTTGATAccgaggaggtggtggcgaGGGTGATGGGACAGGAGGGGGTCAATAACCTTGGAGGTTGGTTGGGATGCTAG
- a CDS encoding 60S ribosomal protein L4, producing MASRPTVTIIGADGKATGTTEVLPKVFGAPIRPDIVKHVHTGMAKNKRQPYSVSEKAGHQTSAESWGTGRAVARIPRVSGGGTHRAGQAAFGNMCRSGRMFAPTKIWRKWHVKVNQGQKRFATASALAASAAAPLLMARGHQVSTVPEVPLVVDSAAFSGVNKTANALALLKAVGAGADVQKAKASKKLRAGKGKLRDRRHRQRRGPLVVYSAETDGKDLIKGFRNIPGVETSPVDALNLLQLAPGGHLGRFIVWTSAAIKELDAVYESKKGFQLPANVVAQADLTRLINSSEIQSVLRTPKGDAKTKRSNVQKKNPLRNKQVLLRLNPYAATFAKEKLGEIKEEGKPQRVPATFKTLLQE from the exons ATGGCCTCTAGACCGACCGTCACCATCATCGGCGCCGATGGCAAggccaccggcaccaccgaGGTCCTCCCCAAGGTCTTCGGTGCTCCCATCCGCCCGGATATCGTCAAGCACGTCCACACCGGCATGGCCAAGAACAAGCGCCAGCCGTACTCCGTCAGCGAGAAGGCTGGTCACCAGACCTCTGCTGAGTCCTGGGGCACTG GTCGCGCTGTTGCCCGTATCCCCCGTGTCTCCGGTGGTGGTACTCACCGCGCCGGTCAGGCCGCTTTCGGTAACATGTGCCGTTCCGGTCGCATGTTCGCTCCCACCAAGATCTGGCGCAAGTGGCACGTCAAGGTTAACCAGGGCCAGAA GCGTTTCGCTACTGCCTCTGCCCTTGCTGCCTCCGCTGCCGCTCCTCTCCTGATGGCCCGCGGTCACCAGGTCTCCACCGTCCCCGAGGTTCCCCTCGTTGTTGACTCCGCTGCTTTCTCCGGTGTCAACAAGACCGCCAACGCTCTTGCCCTCCTCAAGGccgttggtgctggtgctgatgTCCAGAAGGCCAAGGCTTCCAAGAAGCTTCGCGCCGGTAAGGGCAAGCTCCGtgaccgccgccaccgccagcGTCGCGGTCCCCTCGTCGTCTACTCCGCCGAGACCGACGGCAAGGACCTCATCAAGGGCTTCCGCAACATCCCCGGTGTTGAGACCTCCCCCGTCGAtgccctcaacctcctccagctcgccCCCGGTGGCCACCTCGGTCGCTTCATCGTCTGGACCTCTGCCGCCATCAAGGAGCTTGATGCCGTCTACGAGTCCAAGAAGGGCTTCCAGCTTCCCGCCAACGTTGTCGCCCAGGCCGACCTTACCCGCCTCATCAACTCTTCTGAGATCCAGTCCGTCCTCCGCACCCCCAAGGGTGACGCCAAGACCAAGCGCTCCAACgtccagaagaagaacccTCTCCGCAACAAGCAGGTTCTCCTCCGCCTCAACCCCTACGCCGCCACCTTCGCTAAGGAGAAGCTCGGcgagatcaaggaggagggcaagcCCCAGCGCGTTCCCGCCACCTTCAAGACCCTCCTCCAGGAGTAA
- a CDS encoding methionine-tRNA synthetase, translating to MDVLRTASARRTFKWQAAGILARTSWVCRSCRSQFVAPKAARRTLATSTTTTTPTAPDNKPFYVTTPIFYVNASPHVGHMYSMVLGDVLKRWQTLKGNQAILCTGTDEHGTKVQRAAIANDMDPKQFCDLNSAKFQELAAACRIDYDRFMRTTDQDHVEAVKHFWLLLKEKGLIYEAKHEGWYCVSDECFYPESQLEKRQDPFTGEVYVASIESGNKVEWIEEKNYHFRMTALKDQLLEFYKNNPDWIVPQTRMNQVVDWVTNNLEDLSISRPVSRLSWGIRVPDDESQTIYVWVDALINYITMAGYPYWPPGREHLGGWPVDVHVIGKDILRFHCIYWPALLLALDLPLPKRILSHAHWTMEKKKMSKSIGNVVNPFYAMERFGIDTMRFYMIHNGGIANDADYSNDWLTVEYKKHLQNGVGNLSARVTRPKQWSLRRAVQSYQDGNMLLQSTGEQINDSCVEHITRLDKLASTIDNEMLQLNPSHALQKIMGLIGETNAFISNAEPWVIVKKQDSEALVDRIILTAGESLRIAGILLQPFMPDKAAQLLDLLGVENHNRTFHHARPLVDATYGTAFRTFGKEGIFPPPILDDIKGMGPDAGSKKHSSGNKPSSGNKKPTA from the exons ATGGACGTCCTCCGAACGGCCTCAGCTCGCCGTACTTTCAAATGGCAAGCTGCCGGCATCCTGGCGAGGACTAGCTGGGTTTGCCGGTCATGCCGCAGCCAGTTTGTCGCGCCCAAAGCTGCACGACGAACCCTCGCGACGTCGACGACCACCACTACCCCCACGGCGCCAGACAATAAGCCCTTCTATGTCACAACGCCAATCTTCTACGTCAATGCCT CGCCACATGTCGGCCACATGTACTCGATGGTTCTGGGAGATGTGTTGAAGCGGTGGCAGACACTCAAGGGCAACCAGGCCATCCTGTGTACAGGAACCGACGAGCACGGGACAAAGGTGCAGCGCGCTGCCATTGCCAACGATATGGACCCGAAGCAGTTTTGCGACTTGAACTCGGCAAAGTTCCAGGAACTGGCTGCCGCATGCCGCATCGACTACGACCGATTCATGCGTACTACCGATCAAGACCACGTCGAAGCCGTCAAACACTTTTGGCTCCTACTGAAAGAGAAGGGGCTGATCTACGAAGCCAAGCACGAAGGCTGGTACTGCGTCAGCGACGAATGCTTTTACCCCGAATCTCAACTGGAGAAGAGGCAAGACCCGTTCACGGGCGAGGTCTATGTGGCATCCATTGAGTCTGGAAACAAAGTGGAATGGATCGAGGAAAAGAACTACCACTTCCGCATGACCGCTTTGAAGGACCAGTTGCTCGAGTTTTACAAGAACAACCCCGACTGGATTGTTCCTCAGACTCGCATGAACCAAGTCGTGGACTGGGTTACAAACAACTTGGAGGATCTCTCCATCTCGAGGCCCGTGTCTCGGCTGAGCTGGGGTATCCGTGTCCCCGACGACGAGAGCCAGACCATATACGTCTGGGTTGACGCCCTGATCAACTATATCACCATGGCTGGCTACCCCTACTGGCCTCCAGGACGGGAGCACCTGGGCGGCTGGCCGGTGGACGTTCACGTCATTGGCAAGGATATTCTTCGCTTCCACTGCATCTACTGGCCTGCTCTGCTTCTGGCTTTGGATCTTCCCTTGCCCAAGAGGATATTGAGCCACGCGCATTGGACcatggaaaagaaaaagatgtCCAAGTCGATCGGCAATGTCGTGAACCCATTTTACGCCATGGAGCGCTTTGGTATCGATACCATGCGATTCTACATGATCCATAACGGCGGAATTGCCAATGACGCAGACTATAGCAACGACTGGCTCACTGTCGAGTATAAGAAGCACCTGCAAAACGGCGTAGGAAACCTCAGCGCACGTGTAACAAGACCCAAGCAGTGGAGTTTGCGTAGAGCGGTCCAGTCGTATCAAGATGGAAACATGCTGCTCCAGTCGACGGGGGAACAGATTAACGATTCTTGCGTTGAGCATATCACCCGGCTTGACAAGCTTGCCTCAACTATCGATAATGAAATGCTGCAGCTCAACCCGAGCCATGCCCTGCAGAAGATCATGGGCCTTATTGGTGAG ACCAATGCCTTCATCTCCAACGCGGAACCCTGGGTCATAGTCAAGAAGCAGGACTCTGAGGCCTTGGTCGACCGGATTATACTCACGGCAGGCGAGAGTCTCAGGATTGCTGGTATCCTCCTTCAGCCATTCATGCCTGACAAGGCCGCCCAGCTTCTGGATCTCCTGGGAGTCGAAAACCACAACAGGACATTTCATCATGCCAGGCCACTCGTTGATGCAACATATGGCACTGCTTTCAGGACATTTGGAAAAGAAGGcattttccctcctcctatctTGGACGATATTAAGGGCATGGGGCCCGACGCTGGTAGTAAGAAGCATAGCTCCGGCAACAAGCCCAGCTCGGGAAACAAGAAACCCACAgcatga
- a CDS encoding DNA polymerase delta subunit 2: MVTLDEVLGSGLLQKPSGDAPEALQRQITNYKPLHTFKLEKTRPYQQQYADIYFLRLTKIRPAVEAAASAAWEGTVLGGEKVKRVERVLDVRQGELCWVAGTVYMDMPLKPSILEDVSKDRWISAPTSVGHYYSGNGEDSVMLEDDSGRIRLVGNALQNHFMVTGCIVAVMGTENANGEFEVIDLLFAELPPQPERWSLSKGKKEADSSEDVEMMDASFSRQSHKPSSKKIALVSGLEFSNADTSYAMELNLLLEYLLGEALDPSVQRDELSHITRLIIAGNSISTTAAEQAKPAAAFDTTTVTNKFQPQIKKYGYDSSSYNPVPSQLLDSFLSDLLPTMPVTLLPGALDPANASYPQQPIHPAMFPQSRTYMPPPKAGAGKDRDVPGEEEPGWFDNVTNPWEGEIEGWRVLGTGGQNLDDVFKYVESEDRLGMMEAMCRWRCVAPTAPDTLWSYPFQEDEPFVIKECPHLFFVGCQPEFGTKVIHGPDGQAVRLIAVPSFSETREVVLVDTETLDVERVKIVAE; the protein is encoded by the exons ATGGTCACCTTGGACGAAGTTCTCGGTAGCGGTTTGCTACAGAAGCCCTC AGGCGATGCGCCCGAGGCTCTCCAGCGCCAGATCACCAACTACAAGCCCCTTCATACCTTCAAACTCGAAAAAACCCGTCCCTATCAACAACAATATGCCGATATTTACTTTTTGCGTCTTACAAAGATCAGGCCCGCCGTCGAGGCAGCCGCCAGCGCCGCTTGGGAGGGAACAGTGCTTGGTGGTGAGAAGGTCAAGAGGGTCGAGCGTGTCCTAGACGTTCGCCAGGGAGAACTATGCTGGGTAGCTGGAACAGTATATATGGACATGCCTCTAAAGCCCTCAATCCTCGAGGATGTCTCCAAGGAT CGCTGGATCTCCGCTCCCACCTCGGTCGGCCACTACTACTCCGGCAACGGCGAAGACTCGGTAATGCTCGAAGACGACTCCGGCCGCATCCGTCTTGTCGGCAACGCTCTGCAAAACCACTTCATGGTGACCGGCTGCATCGTCGCGGTAATGGGCACCGAGAACGCCAACGGCGAATTCGAAGTCATCGACCTCCTCTTCGCCGAACTACCACCACAGCCCGAGCGCTGGTCGCTCTCAAAAGGCAAAAAGGAAGCAGACTCCTCCGAAGACGTCGAAATGATGGACGCCTCTTTCTCCAGGCAGTCCCACAAGCCCTCCTCTAAAAAGATTGCCCTCGTCTCCGGCCTCGAGTTCTCCAACGCCGACACCTCCTACGCCATGGAACTCAACCTGCTTCTCGAGTATCTCCTCGGCGAAGCGCTCGATCCCTCCGTCCAACGCGACGAGCTCTCACACATCACCCGCCTCATCATAGCGGGGAACTCCATCTCCACGACGGCGGCCGAACAGGCCAAACCCGCGGCTGCCttcgacaccaccaccgtaaCAAACAAGTTCCAACCACAAATCAAAAAATACGGCTACGACAGCAGCTCCTACAACCCGGTTCCCTCCCAACTGTTGGACAGCTTTCTGAGTGATCTCCTCCCCACCATGCCCGTCACCCTGCTCCCGGGCGCGCTCGACCCCGCCAACGCGAGTTACCCGCAACAGCCGATTCACCCGGCCATGTTCCCGCAGTCGAGGACGTACATGCCACCCCCAAAAGCGGGGGCGGGCAAGGACAGAGATGTGCCaggggaagaagagccgGGGTGGTTCGACAACGTGACGAATCCATGGGAGGGCGAGATCGAGGGGTGGCGGGTGCTGGGCACAGGCGGACAGAATCTGGATGATGTTTTCAAGTATGTGGAGAGTGAGGATAGACTGGGCATGATGGAGGCCATGTGCAGGTGGAGGTGTGTGGCGCCAACGGCACCGGATACGCTTT GGTCCTACCCCTTCCAAGAAGACGAGCCCTTCGTAATCAAAGAGTGTCcccacctcttcttcgtcggctGCCAGCCAGAGTTTGGAACGAAAGTGATCCACGGACCGGACGGGCAAGCAGTGCGGTTGATTGCCGTGCCCTCGTTCTCGGAGACTAGAGAGGTGGTGCTCGTGGACACGGAGACGCTAGATGTGGAAAGGGTGAAGATTGTCGCTGAGTGA
- a CDS encoding microtubule associated protein, variant translates to MDHPTESGAQVRVTFTTQEEDIQLDESKRQLLVPADIRRYGLSRILNSESMLDTNSIPFDFLVNGSFLRGSLEEYLNANGLSLETNITLQYVRSLIPPTYEASFEHDDWVSAVDVLSATSPAGRWSGDNFQRGQDRILSASYDGLLRIWDASGNVIGTSPSGSHGGHTASIKAAKFLSSTQIASAGMDRTVRVWKYTESGESYERRGELKPTLELYGHTSSIDSLEVDGASKRILTASADGSIGFWTTSKASAPEVSDSSLLPGAHTSKRRKLATSVTAAQRGPLALMNIHNAPATAAVFDPRDRTVAYSVSQDHTVKTIDLTTSSVVSTFTTSHALLSLAALPRSSASAPLLACGTSARHITLVDPRTSTAATSVMTLRGHANKVVSLAANPENEYSLVSGSHDGTCRIWDLRSVRPATKDEGGMGSVSEPVYVIDRESQQGKKKKSSVTGDGCKVFSVVWDQLGIFSGGEDKKVQINKGRGVNAE, encoded by the coding sequence ATGGACCACCCTACCGAATCAGGCGCCCAGGTCCGGGTGACCTTCACCacccaggaggaggacatcCAGCTCGATGAGAGCAAGCGCCAGCTCCTTGTCCCCGCCGACATCCGCCGTTATGGCCTCTCCCGTATTCTCAACTCCGAGTCCATGCTCGACACCAACTCGATCCCCTTCGACTTCCTTGTTAACGGCAGCTTCCTCCGCGGCAGTCTTGAAGAGTACCTCAACGCCAACGGCCTCTCGCTCGAAACCAACATCACCCTTCAGTACGTTCGCAGTTTGATCCCACCAACATACGAGGCCAGCTTTGAGCACGACGACTGGGTCAGCGCCGTCGATGTTCTTTCCGCTACTTCTCCCGCGGGCCGCTGGTCCGGCGACAACTTTCAGCGCGGCCAAGATCGCATCCTCTCCGCCTCGTACGACGGTCTCCTCAGGATATGGGACGCCTCTGGAAATGTGATTGGCACCTCGCCCTCGGGCAGCCACGGTGGTCACACTGCCAGCATAAAAGCTGCCAAATTCCTCTCCAGCACTCAGATTGCCTCGGCCGGCATGGACCGCACAGTTCGCGTATGGAAGTACACCGAGTCGGGCGAGTCGTACGAGCGTCGCGGCGAGCTGAAGCCCACTCTCGAACTGTACGGCCACACCTCCTCGATCGACTCGCTCGAGGTTGACGGCGCCTCGAAGCGCATCCTCACTGCCTCCGCCGACGGTTCCATCGGTTTCTGGACCACCTCCAAGGCGTCCGCGCCCGAAGTCTCCGATTCCTCGCTCCTTCCCGGCGCCCACACATCCAAGCGCCGCAAGCTCGCGACCTCCGTCACCGCCGCCCAGCGCGGCCCGCTCGCCCTTATGAACATCCACAATGCGCCCGCCACGGCCGCCGTCTTCGACCCCCGCGACCGCACCGTTGCCTACTCTGTGTCGCAGGACCATACCGTCAAGACCATCGACCTGACCACCTCCAGCGTGGTCAGCACCTTCACAACCTCGCATGCGCTCCTCTCTCTCGCTGCCCTGCCGcgctcctcggcctcggcgcccCTTCTCGCCTGCGGCACCTCCGCCCGACACATTACCCTCGTCGACCCGCGCACCAGCACGGCCGCGACGAGCGTCATGACGCTGCGTGGGCATGCCAACAAGGTGGTCAGTCTGGCGGCGAACCCGGAGAACGAGTACTCACTGGTTTCGGGCTCGCACGACGGGACGTGCCGGATCTGGGATTTGCGGTCGGTCCGGCCAGCGACCAAGGACGAGGGCGGCATGGGCAGCGTCAGCGAGCCCGTGTACGTTATTGATCGCGAGAGCCAGcagggcaagaagaagaagagcagtGTGACGGGCGACGGGTGCAAGGTGTTCAGCGTGGTGTGGGATCAGCTGGGCATCTTCAGCGGTGGTGAGGATAAGAAGGTGCAGATTAATAAGGGGAGGGGTGTGAATGCCGagtag
- a CDS encoding 3'-5' exonuclease/helicase — protein sequence MRSPHPIPQAIGAGANAVNSTTSLTLRQCRRRFFASSPSSSVPSTSRYPVHLGAMERKDQTWNSSRGITFAGDSRGSVGYPQLPSLARYHSDSAVSAASNPEPVLPPNHDGVFNSTGVPQGNPDANGTTLDSQGQEFVDAQEGLEEQFQLILEDGNVESKDEDASLKPPFTPLSFTMSEDLFKEAKKAAEGTPKSYWTYNLYRGPDKDGNMNEKVKVHYCRSATTTERVLKQYFMDEKILGLDLEWEISAKESHGPRQNVSVIQIASEKRIGIFHISLYPRKDELASPLLKQIIEDADVVKAGVWIMGDCTRLKTFLGIEAKGIYELSHLYKLVKYSASGEHKLVNRRLVPLATLVKEVLQLPMFKGAVRTSEWSKPLNMDQILYSGSDAYAGVQLFAMMDHQRKQLNPTPPLPYAAELKLPIRLAADVIFEEAGLLDEQFSEVTAAPDATLSANYLSTVGDNINVEIEGDGSTTLSGEDAFVSATTKTGKNGTSKKTTEPSTTSTKRKRTSKESNESKESKVPKPIDPLISEATLWAQNYLLSHISRKQTFAPKSPLSVANLRAYYLWSRNPSMNCEALAALLGIKTSTAAQYILVAIQKEKGRLSFEPKRMKEEIFGSGVISEETLKFRWQGVQMLCALYEEAEARGVNGTGVMDGEGVKGKSELELLDEIFGQEQEQEGEVEEVEGEEVDETQAEVEVKPKEESVEDVMKAALEAGDLDFDEELTLGNSSSQATVDEEEVERLRKMSRSH from the exons ATGAGGTCCCCGCACCCTATACCACAAGCCATCGGCGCCGGTGCCAACGCCGTaaacagcaccaccagcttGACTCTGAGGCAATGCCGGCGGCGTTTCTTTGCTTCTTCGCCCTCATCCTCGGTTCCTTCCACATCCCGTTATCCAGT ACATCTTGGCGCCATGGAGAGGAAAGATCAGACGTGGAATTCAAGCCGGGGCATTACGTTTGCTGGCGATAGTCGCGGCAGCGTTGGATACCCGCAACTGCCATCTTTGGCAAGATATCACAGCGACTCTGCGGTGTCAGCAGCCTCAAACCCGGAACCTGTTCTTCCGCCCAACCACGATGGTGTCTTCAACTCCACAGGTGTACCTCAGGGAAATCCTGACGCGAATGGAACGACGTTAGACTCCCAGGGGCAGGAGTTTGTTGATGCACAGGAAGGGCTGGAGGAACAGTTCCAACTCATACTCGAGGATGGGAACGTTGAGTCGAAAGATGAGGATGCTTCTCTCAAGCCTCCGTTTACACCACTCAGCTTCACCATGTCCGAGGATCTCTTCaaggaggcgaagaaggcggccGAGGGCACTCCAAAGTCTTACTGGACTTACAACCTCTATCGTGGGCCCGACAAGGATGGAAACATGAACGAGAAGGTCAAGGTCCATTACTGCAGAAGTGCGACCACCACTGAGAGGGTCTTGAAGCAGTACTTCATGGATGAGAAGATTCTCGGTCTTGACTTGGAATGGGAAATCAGCGCAAAGGAGAGCCACGGCCCGAGGCAAAACGTGTCGGTTATCCAGATTGCTTCGGAGAAGCGTATTGGAATCTTTCACATTTCGCTCTATCCGAGGAAGGATGAGCTTGCTTCTCCGTTACTCAAGCAAATCATCGAGGACGCCGATGTTGTCAAAGCCGGTGTCTGGATCATGGGCGACTGCACCCGTTTGAAAACGTTCCTCGGGATCGAAGCAAAGGGAATTTATGAGCTCTCTCACTTGTATAAGCTCGTCAAGTACTCTGCTTCCGGTGAGCACAAGCTTGTCAACAGACGCCTTGTCCCGTTGGCAACATTGGTAAAGGAGGTCCTCCAGTTGCCAATGTTCAAAGGAGCAGTCCGGACAAGTGAATGGTCCAAGCCCCTGAACATGGACCAAATCCTCTACTCAGGATCCGACGCCTACGCCGGCGTACAGCTCTTCGCCATGATGGACCACCAACGAAAGCAACTTAACCCcactcctcccctcccgtACGCCGCCGAGCTCAAGCTGCCCATCAGGCTCGCCGCGGACGTCATCTTCGAAGAAGCCGGCTTATTAGACGAACAGTTTTCGGAAGTAACGGCCGCGCCTGACGCCACTCTATCAGCCAACTACCTCTCCACTGTGGGTGACAATATCAACGTCGAAATCGAAGGAGACGGGAGCACGACCCTCAGCGGCGAAGACGCTTTTGTCtctgccaccaccaaaaccgGCAAGAATGGCACAAGCAAGAAAACCACCGAAccctcaacaacatccacaAAACGCAAACGGACCTCCAAAGAATCCAACGAGTCCAAAGAGTCCAAAGTACCCAAACCAATCGACCCCCTCATCTCCGAAGCCACCCTCTGGGCCCAGAactacctcctctcccatATCTCCCGCAAACAAACCTTTGCCCCCAAATCCCCCCTCTCCGTCGCCAACCTGCGCGCCTATTACCTCTGGTCTCGTAATCCGTCGATGAACTGCGAAGCTCTGGCCGCGTTGCTCGGCATCAAGACTAGCACGGCCGCACAATACATTCTGGTGGCTATTcagaaggaaaagggtaGGCTGTCGTTTGAGCCGAAGcggatgaaggaggagattTTTGGGTCTGGGGTGATTTCGGAGGAGACGTTGAAGTTCAGGTGGCAGGGCGTGCAGATGCTGTGTGCGTTGTatgaggaggctgaggcGCGTGGGGTGAATGGGACGGGGGTGATggatggggagggggtgAAGGGGAAGAGTGAGTTGGAGTTGTTGGATGAGATTTTTgggcaggagcaggagcaggaaggtgaggtagaggaggttgagggtgaggaggtaGATGAGACACAGGCAGAGGTGGAGGTAAAGCCGAAGGAAGAGAGCGTGGAGGATGTGATGAAGGCTGCGTTGGAGGCTGGGGATTTGGACTTTGATGAGGAGTTGACGCTGGGCAATAGCAGCAGTCAAGCGAcggttgatgaggaagaggtggagaggttgaggaagatgTCGAGAAGTCACTGA
- a CDS encoding small nuclear ribonucleoprotein, which yields MASQLLPLELIDKCVGSRIWVVMKGDKEFAGTLVGFDDYVNMVLEDVTEFDYSGNHTKLKKILLNGNNICMLIPGGEGPIAASA from the exons ATGGCCTCGCAATTACTTCCTCTCG AGCTCATCGACAAGTGTGTTGGTTCCCGCATCTGGGTTGTCATGAAGGGAGACAAGG AGTTCGCTGGCACTCTTGTTGGTTTCGATGACTACGTTA ACATGGTTTTGGAGGACGTCACTGAGTT CGACTACTCCGGCAACCACACCAAGTTGAAGAAGATCCTGTTGAACGGCAACAACATCTGCATG TTGATTCCCGGTGGTGAAGGCCCAATTGCGGCATCTGCCTGA